The DNA window AACCTTGTACAAAGCCAACATAGGCAAATCATACTCCCATGCCAATAGAAAATACCAAATTATATGATAATAATTCAAATCAGCATACACTAAATAAGAGCCTAATTCACTTCACATTCATTCAGTTTGAACTTTCTTTTTGATTTTCTTGATGGAGATTGGCACTTGAATGAATCCAAACTTCTTCCTATGCACAAAGAACGACCTTTCGACACGTCTGTGCTCGTCTCCCGCTGTCTCACCAGGATGCAAGATTGTTCGACTCTGCTCGCGCAACATTTGGCTCAAAGAAACATGTCCCCTTTCACCGTGATGATTCTCCACATGCTTCCCTACAATTATGTCATCTTGCAAAATCAACTTCCTACCTAATATGTCTCCCATTGATGTCGTTCCATTTGATCCATTATCGTTATCAGTCTGTGCAGTTCTATGTCCACCAGAGCGCGAATTCATGAACTTGAACTTAGACTTAGAGTAACGATCTTGGTCATTTGGTAGCGAAACACTCCTCTTTAGTCCTTATATCCACCACTCGGGAATGCTGGTTTTCTTGTTTCATCTCCTCAAATGTTTCTGTGACTGCCACTTCTGGTTTATGATCTTTGCTTCTTGTTTGGATGGTATTTGCATCTATGAATTTAGTCTTACAAATCTCTTCAACTTGATGCGCCTTCTGAGTGAGCGAACGGTACTCCTCAAACGAAAGAGTGATTCCATTACGCTTATGATCCAAGAAAACATCTGATGAAGTCAAATTTCTTTCGGCAAGCGCGATTTCTTCAACTGCTTTAGCTGCTTCCTCCATTTTCTTGGCTGCATTTAGCCTCATTTCCGCCATCTTTATGCTGTTTTTGGTACGTTCTATCTCTGTCATCGCCTTCATCACTTCATACCTAGAAGCCTCTGTCATTTTCTTGAACTGCTCAGTTTCAAAATCAGCCCGTTCCAGTCCCACTGTAATGTTTGTACAATTCTCCAACCTCCCCTGTGCTTCTGCTTTCGGGTTTCCACAGTCAGGTGCTGCCATTTCCATTGTCCTCTCAAGCAAAGCCTTGTCACTTCTCATTTTCTGGTTTAATGACTCCACGGATTCCTGAATCACAGCAAGGTCTACCGATGTTTTGTTCAAGTTCGTTTTCGCACGATTCAGCTCCATGAACATCAAACCAGGAGACAAGACAGGAAACAAGCTCAAATCTTCGGTGGAATCATTCGTACGAGTTTCCATATTTTGGTGAGGACTTGGCAAGAGTGGAGAGAATTCAGGAATCAAGTGACACTTCAAAGTCTCGACTAATCTCTTCGCTGCCTCCAGTTGATTTAATAGATTGAGTGTTTCTTGTTCTTTCAACATCAAATCCCTCTCCAGTTGTACTGCTTGTTCCTCCATTTTCCCCAGAGGCTCGGTTTCATGCTGCAATTGCATTTTCAAATGTATCataaaaagtttgaaatattgcatcatcaaaactatatataacGTAATCTACATGATCTCTgctattattatattttttttcataaaatcttttaaaacaataaattccaAATTTCTAATTCTATCACCAACACTGTTTCTCACTTTTTAATGACAGATTATATAAGTTATAACATGcaacataaataataatcaaGAGTAATAGAGAAAACAAATTACACGGTGATGAGCAGCGAAACGAAGCAGGCGATGCTGCATCCAGGGACCACTGCCACTGAACCAGTCCACGGCCTCCTTCACCGACTCAAACGGCggagaagtgtcgatctccACTCTCGGGTTGTCCAGAATCTTTTTCGTTTCAGTCATGCCTACAGATTCTGCTGTTTCCTCCATCAATTATTACTCCCAAAAGGCTTCAGACAGACTAGCTTCGAGGGTGAACTTTGTTTTGGAGTTCAGAGAGTTGATTGGTCATTGAATGCAATGAAACTTATCTAAAATTGTATATCcagtagttttttttttttttgaaatgaaatGTCATATATCAAAACTTGTCCTCACAATCGTGGGAAATGAAATTACATAAGATATCTGGAGGATGAATCATAATAAAAGGGTTAGCATAAGATATGGCCTCTCGAGCAAGAGTATGTGTCCACCATATTTGCTTGTCTTCTAGCATgttgaattttgaatgaaggaTGTCCGTCGAGAAATGTACGGCAACTGGAGATTATTGAGTCAAACTCTGTGTGGTCAACATTCTTTGAGGTGATCGCATTTACCACCGTCTTTGAGTCGGTttcatatataatatcatgGAGTTCAAGAGAGGTTGTCCATGTGATAGCGTCAAGAAGGGCAAGTGCTTCGGCCTCCTTAACTTCAAACATACCGTATTTCACACTTGTTTTGCTCACCATGAATTTCCCTTGTCGCGTCTCGCACCACAGCACCGAGGCTGTGGCAGTATCCATTTACCCACTTTCACCCATACACATAAGTAGAGGTTAATCAAGACTACATCTagactatttttttttctattccaATATTATCAGAGTATGTaagtttttgatatttttatgaaaGTTGACATATATATCAATGATCTAAAAACGAACAATTGATCACATCATAAGAAGATTGATATGGTGTATAGTTGTCATGCCCAAAAAAGCAGAACACGCCACTAACTATATATTAATTAACATTCTTTTTTCACCAAAATAAAGCACACCAAGACAACACTCATTTCACTTTGCCAACACATTATTTCGGACACAATTGATGCCCATAACCTTTTGCGTGATTGCAGGAGCACATGGGAAAAGAGAGGTAATGCAATATTTAGTCTTGTACAACTTGTAGATTCCCCATTATGCCCCTCTTTTTTCATAATGAAATATGTGGGCATAGGTTAGGACAATTGTGAGATTGTGAGATGAAGAATTCAAAGAAATCGAAATATTACACACACACAGAGGTTAGGACAATTGTGAGATTGTGTGATGAAGATTTCAaagaaatagaaataatgtatgtatctatatatatgtgtgtgtgtgtgtgaaaaatttattatttcatgtcTATTTAATAGAGTTCTTAGCTAAcctattttgatgattttattattCAATTCATTCAAAAAATAGTTTTATGTTTTCCGGGACTTAATTAATAGTAAAACTAAGAAAAAGATACTACTTAATATTAAAACTAGGAGTAGAtatattgtgagacggtctcacgaatctttatctgtgagacgagtcaaccctaccgatattcataataaaaagtaataatcttagcataaaaagtaatattttttcacggatgacccaaataagagatccgtctaacaaaatatgacccatgaaaaccgtctcacacaaatttttgcctaaaACTAGatcatatatttgaaaatatataattagGACAAATGTTGCAATCAATAGATAGTTCGTTAATAGTTGACTTGTTTTTAGATATCCCTTTGTCGACAATTTCGACAAGCTTATGATATTGTCTTTTGACATTCACAATAAGTCCAATCTTTATCTTTTCAACAAGCTCTTGAACATGTGAGTCCAATATATACCTTGAATTAATACGACCCATCTTCCACATGatatataatcaaaataataaattcaaaatttctcaATTTTGCTTCACTTTTCTTTGTTGGGAGCTTGCTTGATGGTTGGCACGTCGTTCTCATTTGATCAAATGGTTTACACTTTGTTATTTGAGATTGGGATTGATTTGAATCAGACTAGAGGGGGAAACCCATGAACCAGTCGAGCCGAATACTGCTCTGACTTTATTTTGCGCTCTTTTTTATTAGTTCACCCGAATAACTTTGAAAATAGTCGAATGTGTTTGGTATAATTATAAGATAACTAAGGATTGTTCATTCAAAAATTAACTCAGATACATCAAACACCATAGAATAATTCTTATAGATCATATTTTTATCACTCGTGTGACACATTTATATAGTTTCATCGTCATATCTTAAGAGCTAAAACGGTACTTGATAATATTCTTAAATGACCTGTGATCCATTGAACACAAATAATTTGTGTCGAATTCAATTTCTATTGTACTCAAACGTAACATATTTCAACTAATTTGTATATAACCTAGCTAATATTTGAATAGGATTAAAATATCGTTCATTTTCACAATATCTTGTTAGTTACTTTCTTCTTCTCTGGGCCATTTATATAATGAGGACAACAAGGTCACATTTAGGCCCATTTCTCAAATTTGGGCCAGTCTTGTTTTACAAAATTGGGCCTGTGAATTTCTTTGAAGTGATCTTAAAATATTAACACCAAGATTAGATCCGATCAAAtctttattttttgttaatGGACTGATTATGGATAATCATTGACATTTTTCTTTTACTATTATGGATAATTtgttaggtgcaataattgtccctgtttggtagagcgatcgaaccgtgatgcttgagctgctgtgcgatttaaaagttttgagttgcaccattaccaccagatatagcttttggtaaagcggtaagaaCTCTGTCCTccaattgatatcagagtcaaggtcacatgttcgattcccattgattgcaaggagtgcaattattgagagggagattgttgggtgcaataattgtccctgcttggtatagcgatcgaaccgtgatccttaagctgttgtgcggtttaaaagatttgagttgcatcattaccactagctatagcttttggtaaagcgataAGCACTCGATCCTACATAATCATCACATGTGATTCCACGTGTTCGCATAACttaataatttgaaaaataaatttgtttaaATATCGATTGGTTCAGATTTGTCTAAATATCGAATGCagatagataaataaataaataaataaaaaaaaatgctgGACTAATATGTTGCAAGGCACATGACTTAGCAAAGACAACTAAGTTATATTCAACCTCCTGGATTTAGGGTAATCACATGCAATCATATTCCAAAATTTGTCACCCCAATCTTCATCGTCGTGATTGATTCGatcatggttttgaaaaaaatattgattcaaTCATTaatttcacaaataaaaatccCATTCAActgtttcttttatttattattatatacatGGTTTCTATTATCTAATGTGACACGTAATTTCATGGTGAATTTCAGTGGAGTGGGTGAACATTATTTTTGTTTCATATTATTTAGATTTATCTCTTGACTCGAAATCTAAGTCTTAAATTAATTTTCAGATCAAATAtctcaaactaaatcaaaatttttcgtCCAAACACAATGTTTCCTCCGAGCGATCAAGAATCGAGATCCACCCAAACACCAACATTTCACTGAATAAAAAACCAGAGAGCCAAAATTAATGTAAcaaagtttataatttatttttgaatgcgTTTCGGCATTTCATTatttactatttaaattgtGAATTCCACGATTAAGTCAGGTTCCATAGTCTGAGTCGTTCACCACTACTCAATTCTTTGGTTTTCTTTGCAATTACATTTGGCCCCAACCTAATTTAGTcatcttaattaataaatttaataactaCATATGGCCCCAACTCACGTACTCCAACATTATCATTTGTTCATAAATGAATGATTAATCTGTAGACATTGAGCCAATAGTATTGACTCACCACACATTTGACTCACAGAGTAcgaatattatatatatatatatatatatatatatgaactaGATATGGCTAGATCATCCTGCTTTACTATCTTATACATTGTAATCCAAGTACCTTGAACTAGGTAGAATTATTTGTTTCCCAAGATTAATAATATATCGAAATAAATGGCAAATGCAAGTGGTTCCCCACATTTCCCTCCTAAATTATCTCAACAAATCAAAATCTTGACCAATGAAGATTGCAACTCCGCCGACCAGGTCGGCGAGGAGTCTTCGCCAGTGTACTACGGCGGAGCCACGGGTGCTGTGCCATTTATGTGGGAGTCTCAGCCGGGTACGCCAAAGCACAAATCCAGCCATACCCCTCTTCCTCCGCCACTCACTCCGCCACCATCCCACCAATTCATAACCAGCCCTCGGACAAACTCTTTCCATAAAAAGAACTCAAAGAATTCCAAtttttctaacttaaatctttcAAGAATCCCATCCAAGAAAGTTAACCGATCGCCCTCGTCATCGTTTTCGTCATCGTTGTCTTCAAGTTCACATCTCGCGTGCTCAGCCCCTAGTCCAAGCTCGACCGCCGGTAACGAGTTACATGACATAGAATATGATCCAAAGAAGATTTCTCATAGCTCAACAACGTGTTTTGGTCCTATAAATGGAAGTTTGAGGAGGATCAGGGGTTATTGCTACACAATAAAGAGTGTGAAGAAGGTGGTCTTGTCCATCGTTGGTCATGCCATGAGTTGATTAGGAGGGCGACAATTGGAATGCGCCCGCCCATCATTCTAACTTGACCCTTGACGTGAAATTTTCATATTCACCCTTTCTTATGCATTCCCTCGTTTTTAATTCCGGGTTATTTCAGACTCATTTCACATATCAAATTTAGTTTCTCTTATGTTTCGTTTGGGCAGGAAAATTTCTACTACGCCAATATATTTGAGGTTATGAGGTCATGTCTGAATATACAGACCTCATGACCCAAAGTGAATTGAGGTCTTTGGATCTGCATAAAAACAGTTGTCCTTATACTAGGATAGAAACAACCGCATTATTTGAGAGTATAACTTGTCAGCACAAACAATGGGTTTATGCACGGATAGACTCTTATCAGGCAGGCCGGCCGGCAACGAACGTGAAGCAATGGAAGGACAGTGATGGATTATTAAACATTCTATTATACTAGACTACTTTATCCACGTTTCAGGCACTCCATTTCATGGAATGATACGTTAAATAAgtctataaaaatatttcacaaaatataaggagtaggtctattgtgagacggtttcacggatctttatctgtgagacaggtcaaccctgccgatattcacaataaaaataatgctcttagcataaaaaataatatttttttcatggataacccaaataagagattcgtctcacaaaatacgatccgtgagaccgtctcacataagtttttgccaaataTAAGTTAGTCTATGCTACACCGATAATATTTATCTATTTATTCCATTGAAAAGTGAAAGAAAGAAGGGAATGTTTGAGTGAGCTATTcacctttatatatatatatataatgaattgAATATTTGAGAAAAATACAGGGTAAATTTAGATATCCACATAAATGGTAAAATTCGTTTTTTCTAGAGGAtcacaaaatatatatacatattttttgaataacaaatttaataaaatatgatttcgagaatgaataaaatatttataaaagggcatgtaattaaatataaatcattgagattttaaaacaaaaattgatGGATATCTTAGGAAAATTCGAAATTTGAGGGGAATTTAAGGAAGGCAATCACCCACAGGAAAAAATATCCCTTGATTAGGCTATTCGGCCCGATCATAGTGTCCTAGGCCCAGGCTTAGAAGGTATGCCTGGTAAACTGCCTAAAGTGTGAGATAGCTCGTCTACCCAGCCCAACGGACCAACCGGATAAAGTACTCGACATagtattcaagttgaaccaaaTTGGGGCTCCAAATCCAGACACATACATGCTGAGGAGGTAAATTACAACTCTTCCCTTTAACATGGGCAGAGTTTGTAGAAAGCGATCAAAGTGAAGAATTGAATTGACGTGGCTATGATTTCGACAGGCAGCTGAGACTTTTCAACTAAGGGGCATTTATATTGCATTCATGTATTGGTGTTGCCTATAATATGCTTATTTAAATAATTGCATTCATGGATGAGGTAACGCCCATCTCTTAGATGTATAATCTCATCTCTTAGatgtataatttaatttgacaTGTGTGTACAAGATAAAGAAAAAAGTCCTAAAAATTAGAGAGAAAGGGTAAATCATATTAATGTTCGTAACCCAAGATTAGAATAATCTAGCTGAAAAAATGGACAAAAAAGAGTTCATAAGCAGAACATTGGCCAAGAAGCCTTTTTGTGCAAATTCGCATTATCCAATTTTGTAAGACGTGGTCACCACATTCTTGGTGTTGTCAGGTTGGAAAGTCTTTTTCTACTTCCTAACTCTAATTATTCTCTCCTAACGATCTCTATCATTATTTAATTGGGAGTCTTCAAACCTACTCAAAATACTTAAAACAACCACGTCTCATTGTGATAGCCAGGTGAAATGACCCACTTATCCTTTCCCTTCTCCCCAAAGTACCAGATGATGTTCTGCTAATATCGAGCCagttcaattaaaaaaaatacaccaATCATCATAAAAActtgaaaaaattatttatgaaacaTCAGTACTTCAATACCTATATAGATAGTATCAAGCACTCTAGAGTCAGTCTTGTAATGTAGACATTAGCTTGCTAAAAAAAGGGTAAAAGTAACttttaaaacaaaagaaaactaTTGAACTAATATGGCGActtgtatgatgttttaaacaATCAAAACTTGGAGTACTTCCTAAACCACCAGACTCGTCATTTCACTAAACTTACAAATACTAAAAATAAGCCGACCCTACTTAATGGAATCATATTAGTTAGttgtttctttgtttttttgaaAGGCATTGGTTAGTTGTTTCAAAGTATAAATTATCAATACAATATTCTTACGCGCATAATGAGAGCAATAATGGTGTCTTTCTTTTTCAAAGATGGAACACTAAGCATTAAACTACCAAAAAACAGCATACCATGAAATATAGAATACAACAGGGAAATACTGACCTCACAAGAAGAGAGAATAAACTCCATTTTCTTTCCATCTTCACATCTTCTCTCTGAGAACAATGGATTGCTCAATTTGTAGTGCGATGCCATATATCCTTAGGCCTCCAAGGAATACAATATGTGGAGCTTGTTATGAAGGTGCAAGAAGTATAATCACTTTGACAAACAAACATGATggtgaaaaggggtctgataaAACAGGAGGAAACACTTTGGTTTCTTCGTCAAATATGACTAAGGTAAAGGGCTTATGCGTATGGATCATTCTTAAGAAGTAGGATTATGTATGATTCGGTTCCATGTTTTAGTTCTGATTCCAGTTTGTTAATATGTTCAATTCTTCATTTTTGTAAAATAAGTGCCGGAAACCTTTAGGAAGGACCATAATGGTAACCTTCTATATGAATTCATACTCAGAAACAATAGTTGAGTGGTGGTGAAGGTCAAATTTGAGAAATTGCATTTTTTCCTAATGAAAGCGTGTGATCAGGCTAAAGTTCATGTAAGCAATTATGCTACCCACCCTTTCTATTTTAAATCAATGCTAAAAACATCATGCTGACATTTTATGATTGTTTAAAGTATGTATTTCTGTTTCTCACAGTATAAAATTGTGGCATTAATTCAATCACGATGAGAGTAACTAGAGTCAGTTTCATTGTTTTAtgcaataaaaattatattaactGTATCAAACAAGCCTGTATGTCACATGCACCAAACTCAGATTTCTTAGCATCCACATTAAGATCATCATTGATTCTGTTTCTTACTTTTGCATGGAGTTTTCATTCTAATTTTAAAGACCCAAAAGGCCAACTTAGAAATCACAAGTGTACATTTAAAATAGAATAATCTTAAAAAGTTTAAAAGAACGTATGGATTGGTCAACAGGGATTTGCAAATGCTTTAAAATGGGTGAAGGAGATGAAGGAAATGGAAGACATGTTAAATGAGAAAATAAGCTACCTCGGTGGATTTGCTGCAGCATTTAAGGGTCAAACTCACACTGATATTCAAATCAAACCCGGAGATAATGGGCCATCTCTACCCGCACATAAAGCATTATTGGTATCGAAGTGGTTTCACCTTCCATTACCTATCAAACCAATCACTTTGCATATAATCACATTTCATATAAAAATGTAATCATGTTATTTTCAATTAAGCAATCCTATTTTGATACTGTGCAGGCATCAAGATCTGATATTTTCAGAAACATCTTGGATTCTGATGGATGCAAAGCTCCACCAAATGACACGATAACACTTCACGAATTGAATCATGAGGAAGTAGAATCGTTGCTAGAGTTCCTATACAGTGGAGATTTGCCCAAAGAAAAGGTGGAAAAGCATGTTTATTCACTGTCAATTGCAGCAGACAAGTATGAAATCCCATTTCTCCAAAAGTTTTGTTCACAGCATATGCTTGGCTCCTTAAATTCATCCAATGCTCTTGATATTCTAGAAATATCAGATTCTTGCTCAAACCAATCATTAAAGGAAACAGCCTTGAACTTTATAGTTAGAAACATGGAAGACGTAGTTTTTGCAGCAAGATTTGATGCTTTTGCACTTAAGAATCCTCATCTAACTGTACAGATTACAAGGGCTTCATTCATGGAcataaaaaacaaaaggaaTGCGGTTTGAATTCACTGATTAgtgtaaatatttttacagttgCATTTGTTTATAATTCAATCTATCTCATTGTAGATGTTTTATTCCattcttcttttaaaaaaatgattcttTTTATAACTATGTCATCAAAGCTCTTTGATTTCAAATGTAGGATTCCAAACAGCTAGTTTTTGGGCAATTATAATATCTCATGAGTCACCTGTGTATGCTATATATGGTATGAATTATCCAATAAT is part of the Primulina tabacum isolate GXHZ01 chromosome 18, ASM2559414v2, whole genome shotgun sequence genome and encodes:
- the LOC142532146 gene encoding BTB/POZ domain-containing protein At3g56230-like, producing MDCSICSAMPYILRPPRNTICGACYEGARSIITLTNKHDGEKGSDKTGGNTLVSSSNMTKGFANALKWVKEMKEMEDMLNEKISYLGGFAAAFKGQTHTDIQIKPGDNGPSLPAHKALLASRSDIFRNILDSDGCKAPPNDTITLHELNHEEVESLLEFLYSGDLPKEKVEKHVYSLSIAADKYEIPFLQKFCSQHMLGSLNSSNALDILEISDSCSNQSLKETALNFIVRNMEDVVFAARFDAFALKNPHLTVQITRASFMDIKNKRNAV